One genomic region from Streptomyces sp. NBC_00582 encodes:
- a CDS encoding Gfo/Idh/MocA family protein, translating to MRIGILGLGRIGAFHAETLSGLDAVESLVVTDPFAEAAKAAAERFGAEVVDSPEALLAAGVDGIVVAAATDAHPALILAGVEAGIPVFCEKPVAKTMSEGVEVLKAVQGKDVPIQIGYNRRFDAGFVAARAAVASGELGTLHTVRSTTLDPAPPPAAYVAASGGIFRDCSVHDFDIIRWVTGREVTEVYAVGGNRGADYIKEAGDADTTGALLTLDDGTIAVISNSRHNARGYDVRMEIHGFTDSIAVGLEDKLPLRSVEPGVTFPAGTPHDFFMDRFTAAYRAELTAFTEVVAGTRPSPCTIEDALEAGWIAEACTLSLHEHRPVTIAEVRAS from the coding sequence ATGCGCATCGGAATCCTCGGCCTCGGCCGCATCGGCGCCTTCCACGCCGAGACCCTCTCCGGACTCGACGCCGTCGAGTCCCTCGTCGTGACCGACCCCTTCGCGGAGGCGGCCAAGGCCGCCGCGGAGCGGTTCGGCGCCGAGGTCGTGGACTCTCCGGAGGCCCTGCTGGCCGCCGGGGTGGACGGCATCGTCGTCGCCGCGGCGACCGACGCCCACCCCGCGCTGATCCTGGCCGGTGTCGAGGCCGGCATCCCCGTGTTCTGCGAGAAGCCCGTCGCGAAGACCATGAGCGAGGGCGTCGAGGTCCTCAAGGCCGTCCAGGGCAAGGACGTGCCCATCCAGATCGGCTACAACCGGCGCTTCGACGCCGGGTTCGTCGCCGCGCGGGCCGCCGTGGCCTCCGGTGAGCTCGGCACACTGCACACCGTCCGCTCCACGACCCTGGACCCGGCGCCGCCGCCGGCCGCGTACGTCGCCGCCTCCGGGGGCATCTTCCGCGACTGCTCGGTCCACGACTTCGACATCATCCGCTGGGTGACGGGCCGTGAGGTCACCGAGGTGTACGCGGTGGGCGGCAACCGGGGCGCCGACTACATCAAGGAGGCGGGCGACGCCGACACCACCGGCGCGCTGCTCACGCTCGACGACGGCACCATCGCCGTGATCTCCAACTCCCGCCACAACGCCCGGGGTTACGACGTCCGCATGGAGATCCACGGCTTCACCGACTCCATCGCCGTGGGCCTGGAGGACAAGCTGCCGCTGCGCTCGGTGGAACCCGGGGTCACCTTCCCGGCCGGCACCCCGCACGACTTCTTCATGGACCGCTTCACGGCCGCCTACCGCGCCGAACTCACCGCGTTCACCGAGGTCGTGGCCGGCACCCGGCCCTCGCCCTGCACGATCGAGGACGCCCTGGAGGCGGGCTGGATCGCGGAGGCCTGCACGCTCTCGCTGCACGAGCACCGGCCCGTGACGATCGCGGAGGTCCGGGCCTCCTGA